In Cupriavidus basilensis, one genomic interval encodes:
- a CDS encoding glycosyltransferase family 2 protein — translation MKISVVLITKNEAHNIRECLESVSWCDRAIIVDSGSRDGTVELARSLGAEVFETEHWPGFGAQKNLAVSKADGDWIFSIDADERVTPELRDEILAAVASGQSDAYEVPRLSRFCGRFIRHGGWYPDYVTRLFRRGHARFTDDLVHERVVADTPVGRLNSALLHYTYDDFSQVLQKIDKYSSLGAQQGFARGKTASPAGAVLHGAWAFLRTYLLRRGFLDGAQGLGVALMNGQASYYKYIKLWYLQQKSEQQVPPR, via the coding sequence ATGAAAATCTCAGTCGTACTGATTACAAAAAACGAGGCACACAACATCCGGGAGTGCCTGGAAAGCGTGTCCTGGTGCGACCGCGCGATTATAGTGGATTCAGGTAGCCGGGACGGCACGGTCGAGCTGGCCCGCAGCCTGGGCGCGGAGGTCTTCGAAACCGAGCACTGGCCTGGCTTCGGCGCCCAGAAAAACCTGGCGGTATCCAAGGCCGACGGCGACTGGATCTTCTCCATCGACGCGGACGAACGGGTCACCCCCGAGCTGCGCGACGAGATTCTCGCCGCAGTGGCGTCTGGCCAGTCCGATGCGTACGAGGTACCTAGGCTGTCGCGCTTTTGCGGCCGCTTCATCCGTCACGGCGGCTGGTACCCCGATTACGTCACACGACTGTTCCGCCGTGGCCACGCCCGCTTCACCGACGATCTCGTGCACGAGCGCGTGGTAGCCGATACACCAGTCGGCAGGCTCAATTCAGCATTGCTGCATTACACCTACGACGATTTCTCGCAGGTGCTGCAAAAGATCGACAAATATTCCAGCCTCGGCGCCCAGCAGGGCTTCGCGCGCGGCAAGACAGCGTCGCCCGCCGGCGCCGTGCTGCATGGCGCCTGGGCCTTCCTGCGCACCTACCTGCTGCGCCGCGGATTCCTGGACGGCGCGCAGGGGCTCGGTGTGGCGCTGATGAATGGCCAGGCCAGCTACTACAAGTACATCAAGCTATGGTACCTGCAGCAGAAGAGCGAGCAGCAGGTGCCCCCACGGTAG
- a CDS encoding O-antigen ligase family protein produces MVLRAAKLTSIASALVLAFPILLLCIPRGAGIFLAGVVFLALIASDGMRKTWGAYRNLLNPLGLAILALVIVCLASKLYFDVPWNVLDNPSRILLALLTLLVVLHSAPDPRAMWLGISIALAASLVLVAYQYVALGDTRPAAWTQPIAFANMVAALGLIGFVRPGTSRRAHALAWTNLALAAMILALNGTRGAMLAMLITMLPLLFVRYRGLRPARFCIALALFALLGTGSYLIPGSPVAKRIDQVRHEIDRFEAGDTETSIGSRLEIWQLAVHSIRLHPWMGVGIGQFARITQSSAFCRQNDSPACVLEHAHNDVLEAASTTGVPGVLALLGLFLVPAAMFWRMLRQCSRNANGLGLSLSGAGLGVVMASLISGLTQVTMAHQANIVFYAGIIGLLLGLAAVQAKYPRADGVEKT; encoded by the coding sequence ATGGTACTTCGTGCGGCAAAACTGACTTCGATCGCAAGCGCCCTTGTCCTGGCGTTTCCGATCCTGTTGCTATGCATACCGAGGGGGGCAGGGATATTCCTGGCAGGCGTTGTGTTCCTGGCGCTTATCGCTAGCGACGGCATGCGCAAGACATGGGGCGCATACCGCAACCTGCTGAACCCCCTGGGGCTCGCTATTCTAGCCCTGGTGATCGTTTGTCTAGCGTCGAAGCTTTACTTCGACGTGCCGTGGAACGTGCTCGATAATCCTTCGAGAATTCTGCTTGCCCTGTTGACCTTACTGGTGGTCCTGCATAGCGCGCCCGATCCTCGGGCGATGTGGCTTGGCATTTCGATCGCACTGGCGGCCAGCCTCGTGCTGGTGGCTTACCAGTATGTGGCGCTTGGCGACACCAGGCCCGCTGCATGGACCCAGCCTATCGCCTTCGCCAATATGGTAGCCGCGCTTGGCTTGATCGGCTTTGTCAGGCCGGGAACCAGCCGTCGCGCGCACGCGCTTGCTTGGACAAACCTGGCGTTGGCCGCAATGATACTGGCGTTGAACGGCACGCGAGGCGCAATGCTTGCCATGTTGATTACGATGCTGCCGCTGCTATTTGTCCGGTATCGCGGGTTGAGGCCGGCAAGATTCTGCATCGCGCTTGCATTGTTTGCCTTGTTGGGGACTGGCTCGTATCTCATTCCTGGCAGTCCGGTGGCGAAGCGGATTGACCAAGTGCGCCACGAAATCGACCGGTTCGAGGCCGGGGATACGGAAACGTCCATCGGTTCGCGTCTGGAAATCTGGCAGCTCGCCGTGCACTCGATCCGTCTGCATCCCTGGATGGGCGTCGGTATTGGCCAGTTTGCCCGCATTACACAGTCGTCCGCATTTTGCCGGCAGAACGACTCTCCCGCGTGCGTTCTCGAGCACGCACACAACGACGTCCTGGAGGCTGCTTCGACCACCGGCGTTCCAGGGGTGCTGGCGCTGCTGGGACTATTTCTGGTTCCCGCTGCCATGTTCTGGCGGATGCTGCGCCAATGCAGCCGCAATGCCAACGGGCTTGGCCTCAGCCTCAGTGGTGCCGGCCTGGGCGTCGTCATGGCCAGCCTGATCAGCGGCCTGACCCAGGTGACGATGGCGCACCAGGCAAATATTGTTTTTTATGCCGGCATCATCGGGCTGTTGCTCGGGCTGGCCGCGGTACAAGCAAAGTATCCCCGCGCCGACGGGGTGGAGAAAACGTGA